A stretch of Bos taurus isolate L1 Dominette 01449 registration number 42190680 breed Hereford chromosome 5, ARS-UCD2.0, whole genome shotgun sequence DNA encodes these proteins:
- the LOC132345335 gene encoding hyaluronan synthase 2-like, with protein sequence MHCGRLLCILRIIGTTLFGVSLLFGITAAYIVGYQFFQTDNYYFSFGLYGAVLVSHLVIQSLFAFLEHQKMKKSLETPVKLNKTVALCIAAYQEDPGYLRKCLQSVKRLTYPSIKVVMVIDGNSEDDLYMMDIFSEVMGRDMSATYIWKSNFHMKGPGERNESHKESSQHVTQLVLSSKNICIMQKWGGKREVMYTAFRALGRSVDYVQVCDSDTILDPASSVEMVKVLEEDPMVGGVGGDVQILNKYDSWISFLSSVRYWMAFNIERACQSYFGCVQCISGPLGMYRNSLLQEFVEDWYNQEFMGSHCSFGDDRHLTNRVLSLGYATKYTARSKCLTETPKEYLRWLNQQTRWSKSYFREWLYNAMWFHKHHLWMTYEAVITGFFPFFLIATVIQLFYRGKTWNILLFLLTVQLVGLIKSSFASCLRGNTIMVFMSLYSMLYMSSLLPAKMFAIATINKAGWGTSGRKTIVVNLIGLIPVTIWFTILLGGVVFTIYMESKKPFSESKQTVVIVGTLLYVCYWVLFLTLYVVVIKKCGRQRKGPQYSVALDV encoded by the coding sequence ATGCACTGTGGGAGGTTACTATGTATCCTGAGAATAATTGGAACCACACTTTTTGGAGTTTCTCTCCTCTTTGGAATCACAGCTGCTTATATTGTTGGCTACCAATTTTTCCAAACGGATAATTACTATTTCTCTTTTGGGCTATACGGTGCAGTTTTAGTATCACACCTCGTCATCCAAAGCCTGTTTGCCTTTTTGGAGcaccagaaaatgaaaaaatctcTAGAAACCCCCGTTAAGTTGAACAAAACTGTTGCTCTTTGCATTGCCGCATATCAAGAAGATCCAGGCTACTTACGGAAATGTTTGCAATCTGTGAAAAGGCTAACCTACCCCAGCATTAAAGTTGTCATGGTCATAGATGGAAACTCAGAAGATGACCTTTACATGATGGACATCTTCAGTGAAGTCATGGGCAGGGACATGTCAGCCACGTATATCTGGAAGAGCAACTTCCACATGAAGGGTCCTGGTGAGAGAAATGAGTCACATAAAGAGAGCTCACAACATGTCACCCAGTTGGTCTTGTCCAGCAAGAATATCTGCATCATGCAAAAATGGGGTGGTAAAAGAGAAGTCATGTACACGGCTTTCAGAGCACTGGGACGGAGTGTGGATTATGTACAGGTCTGTGATTCAGACACCATACTTGACCCTGCCTCATCGGTGGAGATGGTAAAGGTTTTAGAAGAAGATCCCATGGTTGGAGGTGTTGGAGGAGATGTCCAGATTTTAAACAAGTATGATTCCTGGATATCTTTCCTCAGCAGTGTGAGATACTGGATGGCTTTTAACATAGAAAGAGCCTGTCAGTCTTATTTTGGCTGTGTCCAGTGCATTAGCGGACCCCTAGGAATGTACCGAAACTCCTTACTGCAGGAATTTGTGGAAGACTGGTACAATCAAGAATTTATGGGCAGCCATTGTAGTTTCGGAGATGACAGGCACCTAACGAACCGAGTGCTGAGTCTGGGCTATGCAACGAAATACACAGCTCGATCCAAGTGCCTTACTGAAACACCTAAGGAATATCTCAGATGGTTAAACCAGCAGACCCGTTGGAGCAAGTCCTACTTCCGAGAGTGGCTGTACAATGCGATGTGGTTCCACAAACATCACCTGTGGATGACCTATGAAGCCGTCATCACTGggttcttccctttctttctcattGCCACAGTAATCCAGCTCTTCTACAGGGGTAAAACTTGGAACATACTCCTCTTCCTCTTAACTGTCCAGTTAGTGGGTCTCATAAAATCATCTTTTGCCAGCTGCCTTAGAGGAAACACCATCATGGTCTTCATGTCCCTCTACTCCATGTTATACATGTCAAGTTTACTTCCCGCCAAGATGTTTGCAATTGCAACGATTAACAAAGCTGGGTGGGGTACTTCTGGAAGGAAGACCATTGTTGTTAATTTAATAGGACTCATCCCTGTAACAATTTGGTTCACAATCCTCCTGGGTGGTGTGGTTTTCACcatttatatggaatctaaaaagccaTTCTCAGAATCGAAACAGACAGTTGTAATTGTAGGAACATTGCTGTATGTATGCTACTGGGTCCTGTTTTTGACACTGTATGTGGTTGTCATCAAGAAGTGTGGCAGGCAGAGGAAGGGACCACAGTACAGCGTGGCGCTTGATGTATGA